One genomic region from Rhinoraja longicauda isolate Sanriku21f chromosome 34, sRhiLon1.1, whole genome shotgun sequence encodes:
- the LOC144609537 gene encoding histone H2A-like has protein sequence MTGRGKTCSKAKAKPKSRSSQAGLQFPVGRVHRLLRKGNYDERVGAGAVFEYLTAEILKLAGNVAWDNKKTRIIPRHLQLAVRNDEELNKLLGGVTIAQGGVLPKSK, from the coding sequence ATGACTGGACGAGGGAAAACCTGCAGCAAAGCCAAGGCCAAGCCTAAATCGCGCTCATCCCAGGCCGGACTGCAGTTCCCGGTGGGCCGTGTTCACAGGCTCCTGAGAAAGGGCAACTATGATGAGCGTGTTGGTGCTGGAGCTGTGTTCGAGTATCTGACGGCTGAAATCCTCAAGCTGGCCGGCAACGTGGCCTGGGACAACAAGAAGACCCGCATCATCCCCAGACACCTGCAGCTGGCCGTCCGCAACGACGAGGAGCTCAACAAGCTGCTGGGAGGGGTGACCATCGCTCAGGGCGGGGTGCTGCCCAAGAGCAAGTAA